From a single Flavobacteriales bacterium genomic region:
- a CDS encoding RNA polymerase sigma factor yields MALFGKEYGKLSDERLMELVVRGDEQAFAGLYDRYNRRLLNYFHRMLWQDREMAQDYLQDLFTKLAQRPESYDPARPFQTWMFSVANNICKNAYRHNEVVRAAAVHLRNGTDREEAKGGVGVDRELFRGRLDEELDKLDPDHKATFVMRFHEDMAIKEIAAAFACSEGTVKSRLFYTLKKLAERLKEFDPKALIPNGTARTIRS; encoded by the coding sequence ATGGCATTATTCGGCAAGGAATATGGAAAGCTGAGCGATGAACGCTTAATGGAACTCGTTGTTCGCGGGGATGAACAAGCGTTTGCCGGATTATACGACCGATACAACCGCAGGCTCCTCAACTATTTCCATCGCATGCTCTGGCAGGACCGCGAAATGGCCCAGGATTACTTGCAGGACCTGTTCACCAAATTGGCGCAGCGACCAGAAAGCTATGATCCGGCGAGACCGTTTCAGACGTGGATGTTCAGCGTAGCCAACAACATTTGCAAGAATGCATACCGCCATAATGAAGTGGTACGCGCTGCAGCAGTGCATTTGCGCAACGGCACGGACCGAGAAGAAGCGAAAGGCGGTGTAGGTGTGGATCGTGAACTTTTCCGAGGGCGGTTGGATGAGGAACTGGATAAGTTGGATCCCGATCATAAAGCCACATTCGTCATGCGATTCCACGAGGATATGGCCATCAAAGAGATTGCGGCAGCGTTTGCTTGCTCCGAAGGAACCGTGAAATCGAGACTATTCTACACATTGAAAAAACTGGCCGAACGCCTCAAGGAATTCGACCCAAAAGCACTGATACCAAATGGAACGGCGAGAACGATACGATCCTGA
- a CDS encoding N(4)-(beta-N-acetylglucosaminyl)-L-asparaginase, with product MADRRDFLKLSLAGSAGLLVGCNSSEEKGAIITNPIESLRPSGALIVSTWNHGIAANEKAWSTLESHGSVLDAVEQGVAIVESDFSNRSVGLGGRPDRDGIVTLDACIQDHDGKAGAVAFIQRFEHPISIARAIMERTPHVMLVGAGAEKWALENGFKQIDIDIPEVQLAYEEWLRTSDYKPIANRENHDTIGMLAMDAEGRIAGSCTTSGMAFKIHGRVGDSPIIGAGLFVDGDVGAACATGVGELMIRTAGCHTVVELMRQGFSPMDACREAVLRILAKHPNEKDLQVGFLALNKAGKHGAWSAYEGFNYALSTSAIAQLANASFERKFE from the coding sequence ATGGCCGATCGCAGAGACTTCCTGAAACTAAGCCTAGCTGGGTCAGCTGGGCTGCTTGTGGGGTGTAATTCCTCAGAAGAAAAAGGTGCGATCATCACAAACCCGATTGAGTCATTACGACCGAGCGGGGCCTTGATCGTTTCCACTTGGAACCATGGTATAGCTGCGAACGAAAAAGCGTGGTCCACACTGGAGAGCCATGGCAGTGTCCTTGATGCAGTTGAACAAGGAGTAGCTATCGTCGAAAGTGACTTCTCCAACCGCAGTGTTGGGCTTGGTGGTCGCCCGGATAGGGATGGAATAGTGACGCTGGATGCTTGTATTCAGGATCATGACGGGAAAGCAGGAGCAGTTGCATTCATTCAGCGCTTCGAACACCCGATCAGCATTGCGCGAGCCATCATGGAACGCACGCCACACGTGATGTTAGTGGGTGCAGGAGCTGAAAAATGGGCCTTGGAGAACGGGTTCAAGCAGATCGATATAGATATACCCGAAGTACAATTAGCTTATGAGGAATGGTTGAGAACGTCGGACTACAAGCCAATCGCGAACAGAGAGAACCACGATACGATCGGAATGCTAGCCATGGACGCAGAAGGACGAATTGCAGGGTCATGCACCACCAGTGGCATGGCTTTTAAAATACATGGACGGGTAGGGGACAGTCCGATAATTGGCGCAGGGCTTTTCGTGGATGGTGATGTTGGGGCGGCTTGTGCGACCGGAGTGGGTGAATTGATGATCCGAACCGCCGGGTGCCACACCGTAGTCGAATTGATGCGCCAAGGGTTCAGTCCGATGGATGCATGCCGCGAAGCAGTGCTTCGTATACTTGCCAAACATCCGAATGAAAAGGACTTGCAAGTGGGCTTTTTAGCATTGAACAAAGCCGGTAAACACGGAGCTTGGAGCGCTTACGAGGGTTTTAATTATGCGTTAAGCACATCCGCGATAGCACAATTGGCCAATGCCAGTTTTGAGCGAAAATTCGAATAG
- a CDS encoding T9SS type A sorting domain-containing protein produces MKTFNSLTKGLSLLSVALVAGVLSASQVSAQCTTWVNPNATGGWSDFNTAFGGAPADTGAGCPVNEITDFEIYADEAYAMDNMVAGTYTFSACNGTGGTAFNISYTIITPSGAVDAYGLDASSNCALTFTASESGTYLLVVSEEGACGTSTNAGTANGFPAITCIGGGGIGITELAPSQILSISPNPSNGIFKLSVDSKVQAINVFDMSGSLIEALTINVTNGGTYTLDMSNYANGTYMVRTVGNGNEQAQRISVIR; encoded by the coding sequence ATGAAAACATTTAACTCTTTGACAAAAGGTCTTTCACTTTTGTCCGTGGCTTTGGTAGCGGGTGTACTCTCCGCATCACAAGTTTCTGCTCAATGTACTACTTGGGTAAATCCGAATGCAACTGGAGGTTGGAGCGATTTCAACACGGCCTTCGGAGGTGCGCCTGCTGATACAGGAGCTGGTTGCCCAGTGAATGAGATCACTGACTTTGAGATCTACGCTGATGAGGCTTATGCTATGGACAATATGGTAGCCGGCACTTACACGTTCAGCGCCTGTAACGGAACTGGTGGTACTGCTTTCAACATTTCATATACCATTATTACCCCGAGTGGAGCAGTTGATGCTTATGGACTTGATGCCAGTTCAAATTGTGCCTTGACATTTACTGCAAGTGAGTCAGGTACTTATTTGTTGGTAGTATCGGAGGAAGGCGCTTGTGGAACTTCCACTAATGCTGGAACCGCCAATGGTTTTCCTGCTATTACATGTATCGGTGGAGGGGGAATTGGCATAACGGAACTTGCTCCTAGCCAGATCCTTTCGATCAGTCCTAATCCTTCCAATGGTATCTTCAAGCTTAGTGTTGATTCCAAGGTACAGGCCATCAATGTATTCGATATGAGCGGTAGCTTGATCGAGGCGTTGACCATCAATGTGACCAATGGTGGTACGTACACACTTGATATGAGCAACTATGCTAACGGTACGTACATGGTTCGTACTGTAGGCAATGGTAATGAGCAAGCACAGCGCATCTCTGTGATCCGCTAG
- a CDS encoding sugar MFS transporter codes for MDQKHSNAPVMVVISLFFMWGFITVLVDSLIPRLREVFELSYFQAGAVQIAFFSAYLLVSIPAGFLLARIGYKRGMLIGLATMGIGCLLFWPAASTRAYPYFMLAIFTLAAGMTVLQVAANPYVAVLGSEEGASSRLNLAQAFNSVGTTIAPIIGANYLLSDHILDGKAIEALSSTDRAAYMVQEASAVQGPFVVLAGALLLLAVLVGAVHLPRILDGETFGSYAATFRKGRLIRGAVGIFLYVGAEVAIGSYLVNYFLSMDLADVVRADSTMGWIADLLGKDVTGMDAKGVVGVFVALYWGGAMIGRFVGSFLTRIYRPALVLMIFGLLAITMILISISTTGFVSMWSILAVGLFNSIMFPTIFTLAIEGLGPLKPQGSGILCTAIFGGAVIPPLLGLLADGFGFKVAFLLVISCYFYVTYYAWNERRAT; via the coding sequence ATGGACCAAAAACACTCCAATGCGCCCGTTATGGTCGTGATCTCCTTGTTCTTTATGTGGGGATTCATCACGGTGCTTGTGGATTCACTGATCCCTAGGCTGCGTGAGGTCTTTGAACTGAGCTATTTCCAAGCTGGAGCAGTACAGATAGCGTTCTTCAGTGCTTATTTATTGGTCTCAATTCCTGCTGGGTTCCTTTTGGCACGAATTGGCTACAAGCGAGGTATGCTGATCGGTCTGGCGACAATGGGGATCGGATGCCTCCTATTCTGGCCTGCTGCAAGCACTAGAGCTTATCCCTATTTCATGCTGGCCATCTTCACACTAGCAGCAGGAATGACCGTTCTGCAAGTTGCCGCGAATCCATACGTGGCAGTGCTTGGTTCCGAAGAAGGTGCTAGCAGTAGATTGAATCTGGCACAAGCCTTCAACAGTGTTGGAACCACCATAGCACCCATTATTGGTGCTAACTATTTATTGAGCGATCATATCCTGGATGGCAAAGCCATTGAGGCGTTATCAAGTACCGATCGCGCTGCATACATGGTCCAAGAAGCTTCAGCTGTGCAAGGACCGTTCGTCGTTCTGGCCGGGGCACTCTTATTACTGGCCGTTCTTGTTGGAGCGGTTCATTTGCCCCGCATACTGGACGGTGAGACTTTTGGTTCTTACGCAGCCACTTTCCGAAAAGGCAGACTGATCCGCGGTGCTGTCGGTATTTTCCTATACGTCGGTGCCGAGGTGGCCATCGGATCGTATCTGGTCAATTATTTCCTTTCCATGGATCTGGCAGATGTAGTTCGCGCTGACTCCACAATGGGCTGGATCGCTGATCTTCTAGGCAAGGACGTAACGGGAATGGATGCGAAAGGTGTTGTAGGTGTCTTCGTAGCGCTTTACTGGGGTGGCGCCATGATCGGGAGGTTCGTTGGTTCATTTCTTACGCGCATCTATCGCCCTGCGTTGGTGCTTATGATCTTCGGTCTATTGGCAATTACAATGATCCTGATCTCCATTTCAACTACAGGCTTCGTTTCAATGTGGAGCATTTTGGCTGTCGGTCTATTCAACTCCATCATGTTCCCCACTATTTTCACGTTGGCCATTGAAGGTCTCGGACCGCTTAAACCACAAGGCTCCGGTATATTATGCACTGCCATTTTCGGCGGTGCCGTAATTCCTCCCCTACTTGGCCTGCTGGCCGATGGGTTCGGCTTCAAAGTGGCATTCCTACTGGTTATCTCTTGCTACTTCTACGTCACTTATTACGCATGGAACGAAAGACGAGCGACCTGA
- a CDS encoding ROK family protein, which produces MERKTSDLILGVDIGGTSTKIGLVQNGLILRSDRIPTMGHADEHVFADAIAQCIKHLTNDIDPSAIGIGAPNANHFTQLIEQAPNLPWKNDVPLAQIISERTGVPTTLGNDANAAALGEWKYGAGKGFDDLLVVTLGTGVGGGVIVNGELVLGSAGNAGEIGHTTIVMDGRDCTCGRKGCLEAYVSIRGMRRTYDELDGNKDVLKQEGVQCIADAALAGNYEAMQTFHHTVRWLAVALANAVATTGPARIVICGGIARSGSLLLDPLKEWFRKDLLNIYHDRVDLVLSGLGENEAGILGAAALTFMNKELKRSV; this is translated from the coding sequence ATGGAACGAAAGACGAGCGACCTGATCCTCGGGGTCGATATAGGAGGTACATCCACCAAGATCGGTCTGGTCCAAAATGGACTAATACTTCGTTCTGATCGCATTCCAACGATGGGTCATGCTGATGAGCATGTGTTCGCAGATGCCATTGCACAGTGCATAAAGCATCTCACCAATGATATTGATCCTAGTGCTATCGGAATTGGCGCGCCCAACGCGAATCATTTTACCCAACTCATAGAGCAAGCGCCCAACCTTCCTTGGAAGAACGATGTGCCCTTGGCCCAAATTATCTCTGAACGTACCGGTGTTCCTACCACGCTTGGTAACGATGCCAACGCCGCCGCACTTGGTGAATGGAAATACGGTGCTGGCAAAGGATTCGATGACCTCTTGGTGGTCACATTGGGCACAGGTGTAGGTGGCGGTGTTATCGTGAATGGAGAACTTGTTCTGGGAAGTGCTGGAAATGCGGGTGAGATCGGACATACCACGATCGTTATGGATGGCCGTGATTGTACCTGTGGCCGCAAAGGGTGTTTGGAGGCTTATGTGAGCATTCGCGGAATGCGGCGGACTTATGACGAACTCGATGGTAACAAGGATGTTTTGAAACAAGAAGGCGTACAGTGTATAGCCGATGCTGCTTTGGCCGGTAATTACGAAGCGATGCAGACCTTCCACCATACGGTCCGATGGTTAGCAGTGGCATTGGCCAATGCTGTAGCTACAACCGGCCCTGCACGCATTGTGATCTGCGGTGGTATTGCACGGAGTGGCTCCTTGCTTCTGGATCCCTTGAAAGAATGGTTCAGGAAAGATCTTTTGAACATTTATCATGATCGCGTAGATCTGGTCTTGAGCGGTCTGGGTGAGAATGAAGCAGGGATCCTTGGTGCAGCCGCATTAACTTTTATGAATAAAGAATTGAAGAGAAGCGTATGA
- a CDS encoding DUF493 family protein has product MDEEARDRLKLRLDEVHEWPSVYMFKFIFEPEQERTNAILALFPAESEVLRKYSSGGKYLSITVREVMLSAEEVIERYEKAGTIDGVIVM; this is encoded by the coding sequence ATGGACGAAGAAGCAAGAGATCGGTTGAAATTGCGGTTGGATGAAGTGCATGAATGGCCAAGCGTCTATATGTTCAAATTCATTTTCGAGCCGGAACAGGAACGTACGAATGCTATTCTGGCCTTGTTTCCCGCAGAGAGTGAAGTACTGCGGAAGTATTCTTCCGGGGGGAAATATTTGAGCATTACCGTTAGGGAAGTAATGCTCAGTGCTGAGGAAGTGATAGAACGGTATGAAAAAGCAGGTACTATTGATGGCGTCATCGTAATGTGA